CCGCAATGAAGAAACTCCGGAAACTTCCTCACGTATTTAACAACGTCCTGGAATTGCCGTTCCGTTCTGACGAGGATGTGGCGGTGGAAGAGAAGGAAGGATTCTTCCGTTTCATGGCGAAAATCGAACTGGAAGGAGCTGGCGATGGACAAGTGAGGGCACAGGCGGTAGAGATTCATCCAGGGGTAACGAAGATTGTGGTGAGGAAGGGCAATGCAAACGGTGAGGATGAAATTAAGCTTTTGTTGGAACAATTGAATGTGGATACATGGAGGTATAGGCTGCCTGCTTCAACTATGCCGGAGCTGGCCACGGCAGTGTTTGTGGACGGTGAGCTTGTTGTGACGGTGCCCAAGGGTGAGAGTGGCCGTGGAGATTTTGCTGATGGATCCAGGGGTGTTTGGGGAGGCGGTGGCCgacttgttcttgtacaatagTTATCTTTTTCACATTAACCAATATATGCATTACTTATCTATATTCTTCTTATATACCCTACCAAATGAGCCTAATGTATTTCTTAATTGTAGACAAAAATGGttagaattttaattattttctcctACACTTCATAAGTCATCTATCACCGAAGTTTAGTCATTTTCATATGATTCAGCCATTTTAGCTTGAACTTCAACTACATGAAGTTACAAAAACAGCTAAAATTGAACCAAAATGACTAAATTTCAATGTATACCTGAGCTTGAATCATATGAAACTGTAAATATTGTGTCTGAAGTTAGATTTTGTCAAGACTAACTTCACATTATACCCGAAGTTGTCCAAAATAGTACacatgcaaaaagaaaaaaagaacaacACAAATTAAATGatgatatatacatgt
This Solanum dulcamara chromosome 8, daSolDulc1.2, whole genome shotgun sequence DNA region includes the following protein-coding sequences:
- the LOC129901638 gene encoding uncharacterized protein LOC129901638, which gives rise to MQLTIFSSGVNRILLKKIPNYSIGILNLLNICLLLLIVSTPTIQGMRVHPLSLKRNIGIDSNFSQQQQQIPCPAMKKLRKLPHVFNNVLELPFRSDEDVAVEEKEGFFRFMAKIELEGAGDGQVRAQAVEIHPGVTKIVVRKGNANGEDEIKLLLEQLNVDTWRYRLPASTMPELATAVFVDGELVVTVPKGESGRGDFADGSRGVWGGGGRLVLVQ